From the genome of Longimicrobiales bacterium:
CGCGATCGATCGTCGTGTTCGCCCCGATCTCCACGTCGTTCTCGATCACGGCCCTCCCCACCTGCGGCATCTTCAAGTGGGCGCCATCAACGAATGTAAAACCGAAGCCATCCGAGCCAATTCGGGCCCCGGCGTGAACGACCACGCGGTCGCCAATCACGCTCTCGTGATACACGACCACCTGCGGGTACAACAGGCAGTCCACTCCGATCCGCGTTTCTCGCCCAATCACGCAATGAGCGCCGACGCGACTCCGGTCACCGAGCTGCACATCATCTTCGAGCACAGCATACGGGCCTACGGAGACGCCTTCGCCCAGTTGCGTGCCATTTCCGATGATCGCCGTAGGATGGATGTCCGCCTGCCACTCCCTGGACGGGTGAAAGCGGCCCAACAGAGTCCGAAGCGCCGGATGCGGATCTTCGACCACCACACACGGCACACCTTCGGGGACATATCGCTCCAAGGCGGGCGAGACGAGGTACGAGGTCGCCTGACCCTCGGGCACATACTTGGTGTAACGCTTTGCTGCCAAGAAGGCCATTCCACCGGGTTGTACCTCGTCGACCGGGCCAACGCCAGCCACCGGAATCGAGCCGTCGCCACTGACCGATCCCCCGACCAAACGAGCGGCGTCCTCCACGGTGAAGTCACTCTCTTTCGCATTCATGCCGATGTGCTCCAAAAGAAAAGGGGCCCACGGTCGCTGCGTCGCGCCGTGGGCCCCATTCTACATCCTGTGAAGGGCGTAGACGCTAGTTCAGGCCTCCGGGCGCAGCGGCCGCAGCGGCCACCAAGCGACGGAGCACCTCTTGTGTCAGATCCAGGCTCGGGTCCGCGGAGATGATCGACCCCGCGGCGGCGTCCAGGATCAACGCATAGTTGCCCTCTTCCCGTATCGTCTCGATGACCGCCGTGATCTCGTCCATAATAGGCTGGACGAGTTGCGCACGCCGCGAATTCGCGGACGTCTGCAGCTGCTGAACTCGGTCCTGGTACTCCTGAACCTTCATCTGGAACTGCTGCTCGCGATTGGCTTTGGCTTCCGGTGAAAGCGTAAGCGCCTGCTGTTGGAGCGCCTGCTCCATATTGGTCAACTCATTCTCGAACCGCGTGATCTCGTCCTGAGATGCCTGCAGTTCGGCGTCGAATTGGGCCTGCGCTTCAGAGGCTCCGGGGGCTTCGTTTACGATCTCGGCCGAGTTGATGTACCCGATCTTGAGCGTCTGCGC
Proteins encoded in this window:
- the lpxD gene encoding UDP-3-O-(3-hydroxymyristoyl)glucosamine N-acyltransferase — translated: MNAKESDFTVEDAARLVGGSVSGDGSIPVAGVGPVDEVQPGGMAFLAAKRYTKYVPEGQATSYLVSPALERYVPEGVPCVVVEDPHPALRTLLGRFHPSREWQADIHPTAIIGNGTQLGEGVSVGPYAVLEDDVQLGDRSRVGAHCVIGRETRIGVDCLLYPQVVVYHESVIGDRVVVHAGARIGSDGFGFTFVDGAHLKMPQVGRAVIENDVEIGANTTIDRGSLGDTVIGRGSKLDNLIHMAHNVKVGALSLFAALVGVAGSTRIGEGVWMGGQVGVSNHLEIGDGARLAIATKLMRDVPAGVTMSGHPSRPHREQLRRQAHLGRLSKLVDRITAVEGAVERIESER
- a CDS encoding OmpH family outer membrane protein gives rise to the protein MRRTSLAPLALAFLFTAGAAEAQTLKIGYINSAEIVNEAPGASEAQAQFDAELQASQDEITRFENELTNMEQALQQQALTLSPEAKANREQQFQMKVQEYQDRVQQLQTSANSRRAQLVQPIMDEITAVIETIREEGNYALILDAAAGSIISADPSLDLTQEVLRRLVAAAAAAPGGLN